Proteins encoded together in one Falco biarmicus isolate bFalBia1 chromosome 4, bFalBia1.pri, whole genome shotgun sequence window:
- the MPLKIP gene encoding M-phase-specific PLK1-interacting protein, whose product MYRQSFRPPTPPYAGGGFRSPPSGGGPVPPSPRGYGSPHHTPPYGYRPGPYGSGHSPRGHGFHGGGGRFESPSPGGQTPRRPQSISPRYPAPYSGKSPAGAVLHPQQHKRSPGGFQRHYQGSPRTSTPFGTAHGREKRVSNDVENYYRPSMLEDPWAGLEPVSVTDINQQYSSEQTTYTGKKGRYFS is encoded by the exons ATGTACCGGCAGAGCTTCCGCCCCCCGACGCCGCCGTACGCGGGCGGCGGGTTCCGGAGCCCTCCCTCCGGTGGGGGCCCCGTGCCGCCCTCCCCGCGGGGCTACGGGAGCCCTCATCACACGCCGCCCTACGGCTACCGGCCCGGGCCTTACGGCAGCGGCCACTCGCCGCGAGGCCACGGCTTccacggcggcggcgggcggttCGAGAGCCCCTCGCCGGGGGGGCAGACCCCGCGCAGGCCGCAGAGCATCAGCCCCCGGTACCCGGCGCCCTACAGCGGCAAATCCCCGGCTGGAGCTGTCCTGCACCCGCAGCAGCACAAGCGCTCTCCCGGGGGCTTCCAGAGGCACTACCAG GGATCACCCAGGACATCTACTCCATTTGGTACAGCGCatggcagagagaaaagagTGTCTAATGATGTGGAAAACTATTACAGACCTTCAATGCTTGAGGACCCATGGGCTGGCCTAGAGCCAGTTTCTGTTACAGACATAAACCAGCAATACAGCAGTGAGCAAACAACATATACTGGTAAAAAAGGGAGGTATTTCAGCTAA